A window of Hevea brasiliensis isolate MT/VB/25A 57/8 chromosome 14, ASM3005281v1, whole genome shotgun sequence contains these coding sequences:
- the LOC110646152 gene encoding uncharacterized protein LOC110646152 has protein sequence MGNNNHDFSPFLFPSTTPFVPFSGSSFSSSYSVSPYSPSSPSLNSPSESYPSLPPHPAQSSSSSFNPSADAGNLGPCAACKIHRRRCTDKCYVASYLPPTDSHKFTVVDGMVGAANIFSYLQNNNSSSYVPLLLLLRDATTQDGELQADINGHKHTSTQQDPKILSAASNGDPFFNDDGDGITALKSLVRVSEG, from the exons ATGGGAAATAACAACCATGATTTTAGTCCCTTCTTATTTCCCTCTACAACCCCTTTTGTtccattttctggttcttctttttcttcttcttattcaGTATCACCGTATTCTCCATCGTCTCCAAGTCTAAATTCCCCTTCTGAATCTTACCCAAGTCTTCCCCCCCATCCTGCCCAATCTTCTTCAAGTTCTTTCAATCCTTCTGCTGATGCTGGTAATCTTGGACCATGCGCTGCCTGCAAAATCCACCGTCGGCGATGCACTGACAAGTGTTATGTAGCTTCCTACTTACCACCCACTGATTCACACAAATTCACCGTCGTTGATGGAATGGTTGGAGCTGCCAATATCTTCAGCTACTTGCAG AATAACAATTCATCTTCATATGTTCCACTATTATTATTGTTGAGAGACGCAACTACTCAAGATGGAGAACTCCAGGCAGATATCAATGGACACAAGCACACAAGTACTCAGCAAGATCCGAAAATCTTATCTGCTGCGTCTAATGGGGATCCATTTTTTAATGATGATGGGGACGGAATCACTGCGCTCAAATCATTGGTTCGCGTTTCCGAAGGGTAa